A DNA window from Paraburkholderia sp. IMGN_8 contains the following coding sequences:
- a CDS encoding CmpA/NrtA family ABC transporter substrate-binding protein, whose translation MNSPAPLTPSSTPTRLEKTHLRLGFVSLSDAAPLVAAKLLEFGHAHGLTLELCRQPSWAAVRDKLLCGDLDAAHALYGLVYGVQLGLGGPQTDMAVLMVLNRNGQAITLSNRLADALAEHGTLPKALTTLGRKPVFAQTFPTGTHAMWLYHWLASQDVHPLRDIESVVIPPPQMVAALAEDKLDGLCVGEPWNAMAEAHGVGRTVAYTSEVWPNHPEKVLACRRDFVTANPNAARALVQTMLEACRWLDGAGHRAEIARWLARPEFIGIDEALIAARLGNEVATSMPQRLPVRFFDDGTVNYPHAIEGAWFLTQFERWGMIDRRADYAGIAAKINQTQLYREAAARVGVAVPADVPRLS comes from the coding sequence ATGAACTCTCCCGCCCCCCTGACCCCATCATCCACGCCCACGCGGCTCGAGAAAACGCACCTGCGGCTCGGCTTTGTGTCGCTGTCCGATGCCGCGCCGCTCGTCGCCGCGAAGCTGCTCGAATTCGGGCACGCCCACGGCTTGACGCTTGAGCTATGTCGCCAGCCGTCATGGGCTGCCGTGCGCGACAAACTCCTCTGCGGCGACCTGGACGCCGCGCACGCGCTCTACGGTCTCGTCTACGGTGTGCAGCTCGGACTGGGCGGTCCGCAAACGGATATGGCCGTGCTGATGGTGCTCAATCGCAACGGCCAGGCGATCACGCTGTCGAATCGTCTCGCGGATGCGTTGGCCGAACATGGCACCTTGCCCAAGGCATTGACCACGCTCGGCCGCAAACCCGTGTTCGCGCAGACCTTCCCTACCGGCACCCACGCGATGTGGCTGTACCACTGGCTCGCGTCGCAAGACGTGCATCCGCTGCGCGATATCGAAAGCGTTGTGATTCCGCCGCCGCAAATGGTCGCGGCGCTCGCCGAAGACAAGCTCGACGGCTTGTGTGTCGGCGAGCCGTGGAACGCCATGGCCGAAGCTCACGGCGTAGGCCGCACGGTCGCTTATACGAGCGAGGTTTGGCCCAATCATCCTGAGAAGGTGCTGGCGTGCCGGCGCGATTTCGTCACTGCCAATCCGAATGCGGCGCGCGCGCTGGTGCAGACGATGCTCGAAGCGTGCCGCTGGCTCGACGGCGCCGGACATCGCGCGGAGATTGCGCGTTGGCTCGCGCGGCCCGAATTCATCGGCATCGATGAAGCGCTGATTGCGGCGCGGCTCGGCAATGAGGTTGCAACATCGATGCCGCAACGTCTGCCGGTTCGATTCTTCGACGATGGCACGGTGAATTACCCGCACGCGATCGAGGGCGCGTGGTTTCTCACGCAGTTCGAACGCTGGGGAATGATCGATAGGCGCGCGGATTACGCGGGGATTGCGGCGAAGATCAATCAGACGCAGTTGTATCGCGAGGCCGCCGCACGCGTCGGCGTAGCGGTGCCCGCCGACGTGCCTCGTTTATCGTGA
- the rhaS gene encoding rhamnose ABC transporter substrate-binding protein, translating into MFKPLRHTGTAALCVALLAISCAAGAAGLKSGLKIAFVPKQINNPYEVIADDGGMAAIKEFNGAGKVVGPSDAGASSQVQYINTLITQRQDAIVIAANDANAVVPYLKKAMSQGIKVVTFDSDTAPEGRQLFVNQANAEGIGRGQIQLVSKLMGGEGEFAVLSATPNATNQNTWIKWMQEELKKPEYSKMKLVKIAYGNDDDQKSFVETQGLLQAYPNLKAIIAPTTVGIAAAARYISTSSSKGKVAVTGLGTPNQMRAFVKNGTVKAFQLWDPNQLGYLAAYAAASLSSGAISGKEGESFDAGKLGKRTIGPKGEIILGPPTTFDASNIDNFNF; encoded by the coding sequence ATGTTCAAACCTCTACGTCACACCGGCACGGCCGCGCTTTGCGTTGCGCTGCTGGCGATCAGTTGCGCGGCGGGCGCCGCCGGCCTCAAGAGCGGTCTGAAGATTGCGTTCGTGCCGAAGCAGATCAACAACCCGTACGAAGTGATCGCCGATGACGGCGGCATGGCCGCAATCAAGGAATTCAACGGCGCAGGCAAGGTAGTGGGCCCATCGGATGCGGGCGCATCGTCGCAAGTGCAATACATCAACACCTTGATCACGCAACGGCAGGACGCGATCGTGATCGCGGCGAACGATGCGAACGCCGTCGTGCCGTATCTGAAGAAAGCAATGTCGCAAGGCATCAAGGTCGTGACCTTCGATTCGGACACGGCGCCTGAAGGGCGGCAACTGTTCGTCAACCAGGCGAATGCCGAAGGTATCGGCCGCGGACAGATTCAGCTGGTCTCGAAGCTGATGGGCGGCGAGGGCGAGTTCGCGGTGCTGTCGGCCACGCCGAACGCGACCAATCAGAACACGTGGATCAAGTGGATGCAGGAGGAGCTGAAAAAACCCGAGTATTCGAAGATGAAGCTCGTGAAGATCGCATACGGTAACGACGACGATCAGAAGTCGTTCGTCGAAACGCAAGGCTTGTTGCAGGCGTATCCGAATCTGAAGGCGATCATCGCGCCGACCACGGTTGGCATCGCTGCGGCGGCGCGTTATATCTCGACGTCGTCGAGCAAGGGCAAAGTGGCGGTGACCGGTTTGGGTACGCCCAACCAGATGCGTGCGTTCGTGAAGAACGGCACGGTCAAGGCGTTCCAGTTGTGGGACCCGAATCAGCTGGGTTATCTGGCTGCTTACGCGGCGGCGAGCCTTTCTTCCGGCGCGATCAGCGGCAAGGAAGGCGAATCGTTCGACGCAGGCAAACTGGGCAAGCGCACGATCGGGCCCAAGGGCGAAATCATCCTTGGACCGCCGACCACTTTCGATGCGAGCAATATCGACAACTTCAACTTCTAG
- the rhaM gene encoding L-rhamnose mutarotase codes for METIAFRMVLNPGMREEYERRHAQIWPELVDALHNAGVRDYRIFFDEDSHYLFAILTRDTNHRMDELPQLDVMRKWWDYMADIMHTAPDHTPLQQPLELVFHLSSLS; via the coding sequence ATGGAAACAATCGCTTTCCGGATGGTGCTCAACCCCGGCATGCGCGAGGAATACGAACGACGTCACGCGCAGATCTGGCCCGAGCTGGTTGATGCATTGCACAACGCCGGTGTGCGCGACTATCGAATCTTCTTCGACGAGGACTCTCACTATCTCTTCGCCATTCTGACCCGCGACACGAATCATCGAATGGACGAGCTGCCGCAACTCGACGTGATGCGCAAATGGTGGGACTACATGGCCGACATCATGCACACGGCCCCCGATCACACACCGCTTCAACAGCCGCTCGAGCTGGTCTTTCATCTGAGTTCGCTTAGCTGA
- a CDS encoding sugar ABC transporter ATP-binding protein, with protein sequence MQQPTSAVPRLELRHASKSFGRVRALSDGDLALWPGEVHALLGENGAGKSTVVKILAGVHQPDTGELLIDGVARRFATPAEARDAGLAVIYQEPTLFFDLSIAENIFMGRQPVDRFGRIQYDAMRREVDGLLSSLGVELRADQLVRGLSIADQQVIEIAKALSLNANVLIMDEPTAALSLPEVERLFAIVRKLRERDVAILFITHRLDEVFMLTQRVTIMRDGAKVFDALTADLTTEAIVAKMVGRDLESFYPKADCPAGEVRLSVRGLTRVGVFKDISFDVRAGEIVALAGLVGAGRSEVARAIFGIDPLDSGEIRIGGKRLTAGRPAAAVRAGLALVPEDRRQQGLALELSIARNASMTVLGRLVKHGLISTRSETQLANQWGTRLRLKAGDPHAPVGTLSGGNQQKVVLGKWLATGPKVLIIDEPTRGIDVGAKAEVYSALAELVRDGMAVLMISSELPEVLGMADRVLVMHEGRISADIARAEADEERIMGAALGQPIPPLGHAPKEVPRTEGRPLGGLGGAA encoded by the coding sequence GTGCAGCAACCGACATCCGCTGTGCCCAGGCTCGAACTGCGGCATGCGAGCAAATCTTTCGGCCGGGTCCGTGCGCTATCCGACGGCGATCTCGCGCTATGGCCGGGCGAAGTGCATGCGCTGCTGGGCGAAAACGGCGCGGGCAAATCGACGGTAGTGAAGATTCTCGCGGGCGTGCATCAACCGGACACCGGTGAGCTTCTGATCGACGGCGTTGCACGCCGCTTCGCAACACCGGCTGAAGCGCGCGATGCGGGCCTCGCGGTCATCTATCAGGAGCCCACTCTGTTCTTCGATCTGTCGATTGCGGAGAACATCTTCATGGGGCGCCAGCCGGTCGATCGGTTCGGCCGCATTCAGTACGACGCGATGCGCCGCGAAGTGGACGGCCTGCTGTCCTCGCTCGGTGTCGAGCTGCGCGCCGATCAATTGGTGCGCGGGTTGTCGATCGCAGATCAGCAGGTGATCGAAATTGCCAAGGCGTTGTCGTTGAACGCGAACGTGCTGATCATGGATGAGCCGACCGCCGCGTTGTCGCTGCCGGAAGTCGAGCGGCTCTTTGCGATCGTGCGCAAGCTGCGCGAGCGCGATGTGGCGATTCTGTTCATCACGCATCGGCTCGACGAAGTGTTCATGCTGACGCAACGTGTAACGATCATGCGCGACGGCGCCAAAGTGTTCGATGCACTCACGGCGGATCTCACGACCGAGGCAATCGTCGCGAAGATGGTCGGCCGCGATCTGGAAAGCTTTTATCCGAAGGCCGATTGTCCGGCGGGCGAAGTGCGCTTGTCGGTGCGCGGCCTCACGCGAGTGGGCGTGTTCAAAGACATCTCATTCGACGTCCGCGCCGGCGAGATCGTCGCGCTGGCGGGCCTGGTGGGCGCAGGGCGCAGTGAAGTGGCGCGGGCGATCTTCGGCATCGATCCGCTCGACTCCGGCGAAATCCGGATCGGCGGTAAGCGTCTCACAGCGGGCCGGCCTGCCGCGGCGGTGCGCGCCGGTCTCGCGCTGGTGCCGGAAGATCGCCGGCAGCAAGGTCTGGCGCTGGAGTTGAGCATCGCGCGCAACGCATCGATGACGGTGCTTGGACGCCTCGTCAAACATGGCCTCATCTCCACGCGCAGCGAGACGCAACTGGCGAATCAATGGGGCACGCGCTTGCGCCTCAAAGCCGGCGATCCGCATGCGCCGGTCGGCACGCTGTCTGGCGGCAATCAGCAAAAGGTCGTGCTCGGCAAGTGGCTGGCGACCGGCCCGAAAGTGTTGATCATCGACGAACCCACACGTGGCATCGACGTCGGCGCCAAGGCCGAGGTGTATAGCGCGCTCGCCGAACTGGTGCGCGACGGCATGGCGGTGCTGATGATTTCAAGCGAATTGCCTGAAGTGCTCGGCATGGCCGATCGCGTGCTGGTGATGCACGAGGGACGTATCAGTGCGGATATAGCGCGCGCCGAAGCGGACGAAGAGCGCATCATGGGCGCCGCGCTCGGTCAACCGATTCCGCCGTTAGGGCACGCCCCGAAGGAAGTCCCCCGCACCGAAGGACGTCCCCTTGGGGGATTGGGGGGCGCTGCATGA
- a CDS encoding ANTAR domain-containing protein, whose translation MLRVLLVTDTDKPIGDLRDALARLGYDMLAGTATPQALHRVVESERPDVIIIDTESPSRDTLEQLAVMNATAPRPVLMFSHDANQQLIRDAVGAGVTAYLVEGLETERLAPILEVALARFAQESQLRERLAQVENELAERKLIDRAKRLLMDQQKITEHAAYANMRKRAMNQGVKLAEVARAIVAAADSLK comes from the coding sequence ATGCTGCGCGTCCTCCTCGTCACCGATACCGATAAGCCCATAGGCGATCTGCGCGATGCCCTCGCGCGGCTCGGCTACGACATGCTCGCCGGCACCGCGACGCCGCAAGCGCTGCATCGCGTGGTCGAAAGCGAACGGCCGGATGTCATCATCATCGATACGGAATCGCCGTCGCGCGACACGCTCGAACAACTCGCCGTGATGAACGCCACCGCGCCACGCCCCGTGCTGATGTTCAGTCACGACGCGAACCAGCAACTGATTCGCGATGCGGTCGGCGCGGGCGTCACCGCTTATCTCGTCGAAGGACTGGAGACGGAGCGGCTCGCGCCGATTCTCGAAGTCGCGCTCGCGCGTTTCGCGCAGGAATCGCAGCTGCGCGAACGCCTCGCGCAAGTCGAAAACGAACTCGCCGAACGCAAGCTGATCGACCGCGCCAAACGCCTGCTGATGGATCAGCAGAAAATCACCGAACACGCCGCCTACGCCAACATGCGCAAGCGCGCGATGAACCAGGGCGTCAAACTCGCCGAGGTCGCGCGCGCCATCGTCGCCGCGGCAGACTCGCTCAAATGA
- a CDS encoding amidohydrolase family protein: MQVVDSHIHLWDLKTHRYPWLENPGVSFVGDARALKHDYLLADLLGEAGDIEVLKLVHVEANHDPADPVEETRWLQSIADRAESRRMPNAIVAAVDLSAPNAPQVLEAHAAFANTRGVRQILNVHGNKLFDYVGRHFMREPRWREHFALLRRYDMSFDLQLYPSQMEEAAALAREHGDTLFIVNHAGMFVDRDSAAGYRAWRDGMRLLAGCRNVAVKISGLAMFDHRWTVESLRPYVLETIDTFGVERAMFASNFPVDRLFGSYTDLWHAYASIVGGASAAEKDALFCQNAERIYRI, from the coding sequence ATGCAGGTCGTCGATTCGCATATCCATCTGTGGGATCTGAAAACGCATCGCTATCCATGGCTGGAAAATCCGGGCGTGTCGTTTGTGGGCGACGCACGCGCGTTGAAGCACGACTATCTGCTCGCCGATTTGCTCGGTGAAGCGGGCGATATCGAGGTGCTGAAACTGGTGCACGTCGAAGCGAATCACGATCCTGCCGATCCGGTCGAAGAAACGCGCTGGCTGCAGTCGATTGCGGATCGCGCCGAATCGCGCAGGATGCCGAACGCGATCGTCGCGGCCGTCGATCTGTCGGCGCCGAACGCGCCGCAGGTGCTCGAAGCGCATGCGGCGTTCGCCAATACGCGCGGCGTGCGGCAGATCCTGAACGTGCACGGCAACAAGCTGTTCGATTACGTCGGCCGGCATTTCATGCGCGAGCCGCGGTGGCGCGAGCATTTTGCATTGCTGCGCCGTTACGACATGTCGTTCGATTTGCAACTGTATCCGTCACAGATGGAGGAGGCGGCAGCGTTGGCGCGGGAGCATGGCGACACGCTTTTCATCGTCAATCACGCGGGGATGTTCGTGGACCGCGATAGCGCTGCGGGTTATCGGGCGTGGCGGGACGGTATGCGCTTGCTGGCAGGTTGCAGGAATGTGGCCGTGAAGATCAGCGGATTGGCGATGTTCGATCATCGATGGACCGTTGAAAGTCTGCGGCCCTATGTGTTGGAAACGATCGATACGTTCGGCGTGGAACGCGCGATGTTCGCGTCGAACTTTCCGGTCGATCGATTGTTCGGGTCGTACACGGATTTGTGGCATGCGTATGCGTCGATCGTCGGCGGCGCGAGCGCGGCGGAGAAAGACGCGCTGTTCTGCCAAAACGCGGAACGTATCTATCGCATCTGA
- a CDS encoding ABC transporter permease: MMRHSSTHPAPVQAPVAKRASASSGGFLANLAKSRETTLFVVLILLIAGTGLAKPQFLNLQNLRDVLLNVSIISLLTAGMTVVILMRHIDLSVGSTVGISAYAVGSLYVAFPHMPVIVALAAGLAIGLVAGSINALLVAVGRVPSLVATLSTLYIFRGADYAWVHGGQINATSLPDAFSRLATGAFVGIPTLALIAIVVLVGLAVYLKQFRGGREHYAIGSNPEAARLAGVNVERRVMAGFLLSGAIAGFAGALWLARFGTVDASTAKGIELQVIAAAVVGSVAITGGVGTILGATLGALVLGVISIALVVLHVSPFWEQAIEGALIVAAITADTLLARSVAKRMMRKRDHG; this comes from the coding sequence ATGATGCGCCATTCCTCGACCCATCCCGCGCCGGTTCAGGCGCCCGTTGCGAAGCGCGCGAGCGCAAGCTCCGGCGGCTTCCTCGCGAACCTCGCCAAAAGCCGCGAGACGACGCTGTTCGTCGTGCTCATTCTGCTGATCGCCGGCACCGGGCTAGCGAAGCCGCAGTTTCTCAATCTGCAAAATCTGCGCGACGTGCTGCTGAATGTGTCGATCATCAGCTTGCTGACGGCGGGCATGACGGTAGTGATCCTGATGCGGCATATCGATCTGTCAGTGGGATCGACGGTCGGCATCAGCGCCTATGCAGTCGGCAGCCTGTATGTCGCGTTTCCGCATATGCCCGTGATCGTCGCGCTGGCCGCGGGGCTTGCGATCGGTCTGGTGGCGGGCAGCATCAATGCACTGCTGGTTGCGGTGGGACGCGTGCCGTCGCTGGTGGCGACGCTTTCCACGCTCTACATCTTTCGCGGCGCTGACTACGCGTGGGTGCACGGCGGGCAGATCAACGCGACCAGCTTGCCCGACGCGTTTTCCCGACTCGCTACCGGCGCTTTCGTCGGCATACCAACGCTCGCGCTGATCGCTATCGTCGTGCTGGTCGGTCTCGCTGTCTATCTGAAACAGTTTCGCGGCGGCCGCGAACACTACGCGATCGGCTCGAATCCCGAAGCTGCGCGCCTTGCCGGTGTGAACGTCGAGCGTCGCGTGATGGCGGGTTTTCTGCTGTCCGGCGCGATAGCCGGGTTCGCGGGCGCGCTGTGGCTCGCGCGTTTCGGCACTGTCGATGCGAGCACCGCGAAGGGTATCGAATTGCAGGTGATCGCGGCAGCGGTGGTGGGCAGCGTCGCGATTACTGGCGGCGTCGGCACGATTCTCGGTGCAACGCTCGGTGCGCTCGTGCTGGGCGTCATCAGCATCGCGCTGGTCGTGCTGCACGTGTCGCCATTCTGGGAACAGGCGATCGAGGGCGCGCTGATCGTCGCCGCGATTACCGCCGATACCTTGCTGGCCCGCTCCGTCGCCAAACGCATGATGAGGAAACGCGATCATGGCTAG
- a CDS encoding ABC transporter permease produces MARPDSALLTRKRETPLQWEVLLVIVLVLSLALGRLLSPVFLTGANLSNVLADLTEIALMALPMTLIIVAAEIDLSVASVLGASSALMGVLWHMGLPMPVVIVLVLIAGALAGLLNGLVIVKLNLPSLAVTIGTLALFRGLAYVLLGDQAVADFPAAYTAFGMDTLGATFIPLPFAIVIVGAVLFTVLLQSTAFGRSLYAIGANPTVAAFSGIEVAKIRLRLFVLSGAMSALAGVVYTLRFTSARGDNGEGFELSVIAAVLFGGVSIFGGRGSMIGVLLSLLIIGVLKNALTLDDVSSETLTIVTGVLLLASVLIPNLVARWRAARDRRFIAKSASSL; encoded by the coding sequence ATGGCTAGACCCGATTCCGCCTTGCTCACGCGCAAACGCGAAACGCCGCTGCAATGGGAAGTATTGCTGGTGATCGTGCTGGTTTTGTCGCTCGCGCTTGGGCGGTTGTTGTCGCCTGTGTTTCTCACCGGCGCGAATCTGAGCAACGTATTGGCGGATCTGACCGAGATCGCGTTGATGGCGTTGCCGATGACGCTGATTATCGTCGCGGCGGAAATCGATCTGTCGGTGGCGTCGGTGTTGGGTGCATCCAGTGCGTTGATGGGCGTGCTCTGGCATATGGGCTTGCCGATGCCGGTGGTGATCGTGCTCGTATTGATTGCCGGCGCGTTGGCCGGCTTGCTGAACGGATTGGTCATTGTGAAGCTCAATCTGCCTTCGCTCGCGGTCACGATCGGCACATTGGCGCTGTTTCGCGGCCTCGCGTATGTGCTGCTCGGCGATCAGGCGGTGGCGGATTTTCCGGCGGCTTATACGGCGTTCGGCATGGATACGCTGGGTGCAACGTTTATTCCGTTGCCGTTTGCGATCGTGATTGTGGGGGCCGTGCTGTTTACCGTGTTGCTGCAGTCCACCGCGTTTGGCCGCAGCCTTTATGCAATCGGCGCGAACCCGACCGTAGCGGCTTTCTCCGGCATCGAAGTAGCGAAAATCAGGCTGCGCCTGTTCGTGCTCTCCGGCGCGATGAGTGCGTTGGCGGGCGTCGTCTATACGCTGCGGTTTACCAGTGCGCGCGGCGACAACGGCGAAGGGTTCGAGCTGTCGGTGATCGCGGCGGTGCTGTTCGGCGGCGTGAGTATTTTCGGCGGACGCGGCTCGATGATCGGTGTCTTGTTGTCGCTGCTGATTATCGGCGTGCTGAAAAATGCGCTGACGCTCGACGACGTATCGAGCGAAACGCTCACGATCGTCACCGGCGTGCTGCTGCTTGCATCAGTGCTGATTCCCAATTTGGTCGCCCGTTGGCGTGCGGCGCGCGACCGGCGTTTCATCGCGAAGTCTGCGTCTTCCCTATAA
- a CDS encoding LysR family transcriptional regulator: protein MSQHSAAVALVNRLKFKHLALLVALDDARNLHQAAEAVNVAQPSASRMLGDIEDAFGFLLFERNARGMTPTPLGVATLAYARRALAELTRFAEDLDVKRRGGHGQLTVGAIMGAAPDLLAMAVAALKTESPLLNVRILGETSDQVVQLLHRREVDLALGRLTSPLQHNDFSFDPLARETLLLVVRSAHPLAQRASITLRELIDWPWVAQPVTSPARVLFEEELARAGLATPVNLTECASIFATLQLLENYDAVAMLPESVVRDHVRGKLLVVLPLEIGKSLAGFGILTRKEEALAEPALRFIDLLRGFSRKLARDDPAAPAPGSAIAPASVN from the coding sequence ATGAGCCAACACTCAGCTGCCGTCGCCCTCGTCAATCGGCTCAAGTTCAAGCACCTCGCGCTGCTCGTCGCGCTCGACGACGCGCGCAATCTCCATCAAGCCGCCGAGGCGGTCAACGTCGCGCAGCCCAGCGCGAGCCGCATGCTCGGCGATATCGAAGACGCGTTCGGCTTCCTGCTGTTCGAGCGCAACGCGCGCGGCATGACGCCGACCCCGCTCGGCGTCGCCACGCTCGCTTACGCGCGGCGCGCGCTGGCCGAATTGACCCGCTTTGCCGAAGACCTCGACGTCAAACGCCGCGGCGGACACGGCCAGTTGACCGTGGGCGCGATCATGGGCGCCGCGCCCGATCTGCTGGCGATGGCGGTCGCCGCGCTGAAAACCGAAAGCCCGTTGCTGAACGTGCGCATTCTCGGCGAAACCAGCGATCAGGTCGTGCAATTGCTGCATCGCCGCGAAGTCGATCTGGCGCTGGGGCGCCTGACCAGTCCGCTGCAGCACAACGACTTCAGTTTCGATCCGCTCGCGCGCGAGACCTTGCTGCTGGTCGTGCGTTCGGCGCATCCGCTGGCGCAGCGCGCTTCCATCACTTTGCGGGAATTGATCGACTGGCCGTGGGTCGCGCAACCTGTCACCAGTCCGGCACGTGTACTGTTCGAAGAGGAACTCGCGCGCGCGGGACTCGCCACGCCCGTGAACCTGACCGAATGCGCTTCGATCTTCGCGACCCTGCAATTGCTTGAAAACTACGATGCGGTGGCGATGCTGCCGGAGTCGGTCGTGCGCGATCATGTGCGCGGCAAGCTGCTGGTTGTGCTGCCGCTCGAAATCGGCAAGAGCCTCGCGGGCTTCGGCATTCTCACGCGCAAGGAAGAAGCGCTCGCCGAACCGGCGCTGCGTTTCATCGACCTGTTGCGCGGTTTTTCGCGCAAGCTCGCGCGCGACGACCCCGCCGCTCCCGCACCGGGTTCCGCGATCGCACCTGCTTCGGTCAATTGA
- the rhmD gene encoding L-rhamnonate dehydratase, translating into MAMPTIRHVRAFIVRGGGADYHDQPDGHWIDDHISTPMARYPEYRQSRQSFGINVLGTLVVEIEASDGTVGFAVTTGGEIGAFIVEKHLARFLEGQLVTDIEKMWDQMYFSTLYYGRKGVVLNTISGVDLALWDLLAKVRKEPVYQLLGGPVRDELVFYATGARPDLAKEMGFIGGKLPLQHGPAEGDAGLKQNLDKLAEMRSRVGGDFWLMFDCWMSLDVPYATRLAQAAHEYGLKWIEECLPPDDYWGYAELRRNVPRGMMVSTGEHEATRWGFRMLLEMQCCDLIQPDVGWCGGMTELIKISALADAHNVMVVPHGSSVYSYHFVVTRHNSPFAEFLMMAPKADEVVPMFTPLLLDEPVPVNGRMKVPDTPGFGVRLNPECALVRPYPR; encoded by the coding sequence ATGGCCATGCCCACTATCCGGCACGTGCGTGCCTTCATCGTCCGCGGCGGCGGTGCCGACTATCACGACCAACCCGACGGACACTGGATCGACGATCATATTTCAACGCCGATGGCGCGTTACCCGGAGTATCGGCAGAGCCGCCAGTCGTTCGGGATCAATGTGCTCGGCACGCTGGTGGTGGAGATCGAAGCGAGCGACGGCACCGTCGGCTTCGCGGTGACGACGGGCGGCGAGATCGGCGCGTTCATCGTCGAGAAACATCTGGCGCGTTTTCTCGAAGGCCAGCTCGTCACCGACATCGAGAAGATGTGGGATCAGATGTACTTCTCGACGCTGTATTACGGCCGCAAGGGTGTGGTGCTGAATACGATTTCCGGTGTCGATCTGGCGTTGTGGGATCTGCTCGCCAAGGTCCGTAAGGAGCCGGTGTACCAACTATTGGGCGGGCCGGTGCGCGACGAACTCGTGTTCTACGCGACCGGTGCGCGTCCGGATCTCGCGAAGGAAATGGGTTTCATCGGCGGCAAATTGCCGTTGCAGCACGGTCCTGCTGAAGGCGATGCAGGGCTCAAGCAGAATCTGGACAAGCTGGCCGAGATGCGCAGCCGCGTCGGCGGCGATTTCTGGCTGATGTTCGATTGCTGGATGAGCCTCGACGTGCCGTATGCAACGCGGCTCGCCCAGGCGGCGCACGAATACGGCCTGAAATGGATCGAAGAATGCCTGCCGCCGGATGATTACTGGGGTTACGCCGAACTACGCCGCAACGTGCCGCGCGGCATGATGGTCTCGACCGGCGAACATGAAGCAACGCGCTGGGGTTTTCGCATGCTGCTGGAGATGCAGTGCTGCGATCTGATTCAGCCGGATGTCGGCTGGTGTGGCGGCATGACGGAGCTGATCAAGATCTCCGCGCTCGCCGATGCGCACAATGTGATGGTGGTGCCGCACGGTTCGTCGGTGTATAGCTATCACTTCGTCGTCACGCGGCACAACTCGCCATTCGCCGAGTTTCTGATGATGGCGCCGAAAGCCGATGAGGTGGTGCCGATGTTCACGCCGCTGTTACTCGATGAACCCGTGCCGGTGAATGGGCGGATGAAAGTGCCTGACACACCGGGCTTTGGCGTGCGGTTGAATCCGGAATGCGCACTGGTGCGGCCTTATCCGCGTTGA
- a CDS encoding SDR family NAD(P)-dependent oxidoreductase: protein MLLKDKVVIVTGGSRGIGRAIAVACATEGADVAINYWGDNDASYGRRSAVEEVVGEIEALGRRVIAIEGNVAARETGQQLVSRTVEAFGKVDVLASNAGICPFHAFLDMPPEVLESTVAVNLNGAFYVTQAAAQQMKAQGTGGAIVATSSISALVGGGMQTHYTPTKAGVHSLMQSCAVALGPYGIRCNSVMPGTIATDLNAENLADEAKKAYFEKRIPLGRLGRPEDVADCVVFLASDRARYVTGAALLVDGGLFVNLQ, encoded by the coding sequence GTGCTGCTCAAGGACAAGGTCGTGATCGTCACCGGCGGCTCGCGTGGCATCGGCCGCGCGATAGCTGTTGCGTGCGCAACCGAAGGCGCGGATGTAGCGATCAACTACTGGGGCGATAACGACGCATCATACGGACGCCGTTCCGCCGTCGAAGAAGTGGTCGGAGAGATCGAGGCATTGGGGCGGCGTGTGATCGCGATTGAAGGCAACGTCGCCGCGCGCGAGACCGGTCAGCAACTCGTGAGCCGTACCGTCGAAGCATTCGGCAAAGTCGACGTGCTCGCCAGCAACGCCGGTATCTGTCCGTTCCATGCGTTTCTCGACATGCCGCCCGAGGTCTTGGAGTCGACGGTGGCGGTCAATCTGAACGGCGCGTTTTATGTCACGCAAGCGGCTGCGCAGCAAATGAAAGCGCAAGGCACGGGGGGCGCGATCGTCGCGACGAGTTCGATCAGCGCATTGGTGGGCGGCGGCATGCAAACCCACTACACGCCGACCAAAGCGGGCGTGCATTCGCTGATGCAATCGTGCGCGGTCGCGTTGGGGCCATACGGCATTCGCTGCAATTCGGTGATGCCGGGCACGATCGCGACCGATCTGAACGCGGAAAATCTCGCCGACGAAGCAAAGAAAGCGTACTTCGAAAAACGCATTCCGCTCGGCAGATTAGGCCGTCCGGAAGACGTTGCCGATTGTGTAGTGTTTCTCGCGTCCGATCGCGCGCGCTATGTGACCGGCGCCGCGTTGCTGGTGGATGGCGGCCTGTTCGTCAATTTGCAGTAA